Genomic DNA from Leptospira hartskeerlii:
AGCCCGGCGTCCGTGCCGGGATCTGTGCTGGTTTGGTTTTGGTCTTTTTTCTATATGTTTAAATGAAGGCTGAAATCCGGGAAAAACCTAGAAATTCAGGGTTTCCTTCAGATATATCTTCGGTGAAGCACCAGGCCTAGATTAATTTTAACGAAAATGGATATTTTCGGCTATTTTAGCCATTTTTTGCTGATTATTAGCGATTTTTGAAGAAAAAGAGAGAAAGGAATTGGAGAATTTTTTCTAAAAAATTCTCCTTTTTTGGGCTCATCTAAAGGTTCGAACGAACTGGAAATTTCCATAAGCATTTTTTTAGAAAAAGAAGCTCCCCTTCTCCGCCTCTGATCATTTTTCAAAAAATTTCCGAAATCAGTTTGCATATCCTAGTTCTAAGAAGATATTTTGCGATTGTTTTCGTATTTCCTAAAGTACTATGAGCCAACCTAAAACAAAAAAAGAAACTGAAGATCTATTAGAATTATACAGACAAATGCTTTTGATCCGTCGCTTCGAAGAAGCTTCCGCAAAGGCGTATAGCATGGGCAAAATCGGCGGCTTCTGCCATTTGTACATCGGTCAAGAAGCCGTGGGCGTAGGAGCGATCTCCGCTCTAGAAGAAAAAGATTATATAGTTTCCACCTATAGAGATCATGGCCACGCACTCGCCAGAGGTTTAGAACCCAAGTCTCTCATGGCGGAATTATACGGCAAAAAAACTGGGATTGTTTCCGGTAACGGAGGCTCCATGCACTTCTTCGACAAGAAGAAACACTTCATGGGAGGACATGGGATCGTAGGTGGACATATCTCACTCGCAGCTGGCATCGCATACGCATCCAAATACCGCGAAGATGGTGCAGTTACATTATGTTTTTTTGGAGAAGGTGCAGCAAACATTGGTTCCTTTCACGAAGGAATGAATTTGGCCGCCATCTGGAAACTTCCTCTAGTTATGATCTGTGAGAATAATCACTATGCAATGGGAACTCCAGAATATAGAGCGCTCTCCGTTAAGGATGTTTCCG
This window encodes:
- the pdhA gene encoding pyruvate dehydrogenase (acetyl-transferring) E1 component subunit alpha → MSQPKTKKETEDLLELYRQMLLIRRFEEASAKAYSMGKIGGFCHLYIGQEAVGVGAISALEEKDYIVSTYRDHGHALARGLEPKSLMAELYGKKTGIVSGNGGSMHFFDKKKHFMGGHGIVGGHISLAAGIAYASKYREDGAVTLCFFGEGAANIGSFHEGMNLAAIWKLPLVMICENNHYAMGTPEYRALSVKDVSVRAAAYDIARDHIEGDEVRKVREHVKVAVERARRGEGPTLMEISTYRFRGHSMSDPAKYRTKEELEKYKQGDPLIKAEKDLVSAGWAQEELAKMDEIILKTVEESVDFAEKSEEPPLGWLYKHVYAENV